A genomic segment from Amygdalobacter nucleatus encodes:
- a CDS encoding 23S rRNA (pseudouridine(1915)-N(3))-methyltransferase RlmH, translating into MQVQIVAVGSVKEKYILTGISDFQKRLRRFCNLSIVEITAQPDQMEARRALKIEADLIRQKWLTKAYKVALTPHGKELSSEELAAKLPKWLEQGNSELTLIIGSSRGLAADIIKECQATWAFGPLTLTHGVARFIAIEQIYRAYKINANEAYHK; encoded by the coding sequence ATGCAGGTACAGATTGTAGCTGTTGGTTCTGTTAAGGAAAAATACATTCTCACGGGTATTAGTGATTTTCAGAAACGCTTAAGACGTTTTTGCAATTTAAGTATAGTTGAAATTACTGCACAGCCTGATCAGATGGAAGCTAGACGGGCACTCAAGATAGAAGCTGATTTAATTCGGCAAAAGTGGCTTACGAAAGCTTATAAGGTTGCTTTAACACCACATGGTAAAGAACTTAGCTCAGAAGAGTTAGCAGCGAAGCTACCTAAATGGTTGGAGCAAGGAAATTCGGAGCTTACATTGATAATAGGTTCTTCAAGAGGTCTTGCTGCTGATATAATTAAAGAATGTCAGGCGACATGGGCGTTTGGCCCTTTAACCTTAACGCATGGTGTAGCTAGATTTATTGCAATTGAACAAATTTACCGTGCATATAAAATAAATGCGAATGAAGCCTATCACAAATAG
- the rpsL gene encoding 30S ribosomal protein S12, whose protein sequence is MPTFNQLVKQGRSSKTYKPKAPALHVKMNTLKKRTSNVVSPQKRGVCTVVKTTTPKKPNSAMRKVARVRLTSGLEVTSYIPGIGHNLQEHSVVLIRGGRVKDLPGVRYHIIRGTLDTAGVANRMQGRSKYGAKRPKSAKVKK, encoded by the coding sequence ATGCCAACGTTCAATCAGTTAGTTAAGCAAGGACGCAGCTCAAAGACTTACAAGCCAAAAGCACCAGCTTTGCATGTAAAGATGAATACTTTGAAGAAGCGTACAAGCAACGTTGTTTCACCACAAAAGCGCGGTGTTTGCACTGTCGTTAAGACAACAACACCAAAGAAACCAAACTCAGCTATGCGTAAGGTGGCTCGTGTTCGTTTGACTTCAGGTTTGGAAGTAACTTCATACATTCCTGGTATTGGTCACAACTTGCAAGAGCACTCAGTTGTTTTGATTCGTGGTGGCCGTGTTAAGGATTTACCTGGTGTTCGTTATCATATCATTCGCGGTACATTGGATACTGCTGGTGTTGCTAACAGAATGCAGGGTCGTTCTAAGTATGGTGCTAAACGACCAAAGTCAGCTAAGGTTAAGAAATAA
- the rpsG gene encoding 30S ribosomal protein S7, with translation MPRKGHVPTREVLPDPLYHDVRVSKLINNVMLDGKKGLAQRIVYEALAMVNEKANTEGLEIFEKALENTMPQLEVKARRVGGANYQVPVEVRPERRQTLSLRWIVDFARKRSEKTMVERLAGELLDASNSTGGAFKRKEEMHRMAEANRAFAHYRW, from the coding sequence GTGCCAAGAAAAGGACATGTCCCAACAAGAGAAGTTCTTCCTGATCCCCTGTATCATGATGTTAGAGTCAGTAAGTTGATCAATAACGTCATGTTGGACGGGAAGAAAGGTTTAGCCCAGAGAATCGTTTATGAAGCTCTTGCTATGGTAAACGAGAAAGCAAATACAGAGGGCTTAGAGATTTTTGAAAAAGCTTTAGAGAATACGATGCCACAATTGGAAGTTAAGGCTCGCCGTGTAGGTGGTGCTAACTACCAAGTCCCAGTCGAAGTAAGACCAGAGCGTCGTCAAACATTGTCACTGCGTTGGATCGTTGATTTTGCACGTAAGCGTAGCGAGAAGACTATGGTCGAGCGCTTAGCAGGTGAGCTTTTGGATGCAAGTAACAGTACCGGTGGTGCATTCAAACGTAAAGAAGAGATGCATCGTATGGCAGAAGCAAACCGTGCCTTTGCCCATTACAGATGGTAA
- the fusA gene encoding elongation factor G — translation MTREFSLENTRNIGIMAHIDAGKTTTTERILYYTGRIYKMVETHDGGATMDWMAQEQERGITITSAATTAQWRHCRINIIDTPGHVDFTVEVERSLRVLDGAVTVLDAKSGVEPQTETVWRQADHYGVPRVVYINKMDVTGADFYKSVQSIYDRLHANAVPIQIPIGTEDTFIGEIDLMTMKAYISHGEDGKEVEETDIPAEYVDLANEWHDKMVEKIAESDDTLIEKYLDGQTLTIDEMKDAMRKATCRCEMIPVVCGSSYRNKGVQKVLDAVVDFLPSPLDVPHIKGVNPETEEEEERPSDDNAPFAGLAFKIAVDPFVGKLCFFRVYSGHLEAGSYVLNATKNKRERVGRIVQMHANHRKEITDVYAGDIAAIVGFKETTTGDTICDPDHPIVLESMEFPEPVISVAIEPKSKASQDKMMIALGKLAEEDPTFRTYTDAETGQTIISGMGELHLDIIVDRLFREFKVEANVGAPQVAYKETVRKPARAQGKFVRQSGGHGQYGDAVIEIEPNEPGAGYSFENVTVGGVVPKEFIAPIDAGVQEAMKAGILGGYPVVDVKVRLVDGSYHEVDSSEMAFKVAGSMAFKEAMRKADPILLEPVMRVDITVPEEYMGDVMGDISSRRGRIEGMEALTGAQKIKAMVPLAEMFGYATALRSKTQGRGTFQMQIDHFEEVPKSIMEKVLKQ, via the coding sequence ATGACAAGAGAATTCTCACTTGAGAATACACGTAACATTGGTATCATGGCGCACATCGATGCTGGTAAAACTACTACAACAGAACGTATCTTGTACTACACAGGTCGTATCTATAAGATGGTAGAAACACACGATGGTGGTGCAACCATGGACTGGATGGCACAAGAGCAGGAGCGTGGTATCACAATTACATCTGCTGCTACAACTGCACAATGGAGACATTGCCGCATCAATATCATTGATACTCCAGGTCACGTTGACTTTACAGTTGAAGTTGAACGTTCCTTGCGCGTCTTGGACGGAGCTGTCACAGTTTTGGATGCTAAGAGCGGTGTTGAGCCACAAACAGAGACTGTTTGGAGACAGGCTGATCACTATGGCGTTCCACGTGTCGTGTACATTAATAAGATGGATGTTACTGGTGCGGATTTCTATAAATCTGTGCAGTCAATTTACGATCGCCTACATGCTAATGCAGTACCTATTCAGATTCCAATCGGTACAGAAGATACATTCATTGGCGAAATTGATTTGATGACAATGAAGGCATATATCAGCCATGGCGAAGATGGCAAGGAAGTTGAAGAGACTGATATTCCAGCTGAGTATGTTGATTTGGCTAATGAGTGGCACGATAAGATGGTCGAGAAGATCGCAGAGTCTGATGATACTTTGATCGAGAAATACTTAGACGGCCAAACATTGACAATTGATGAGATGAAGGATGCTATGCGTAAGGCAACATGCCGTTGCGAGATGATCCCAGTAGTTTGTGGTTCTTCATATCGTAACAAGGGCGTTCAGAAAGTTTTGGATGCTGTTGTTGACTTCTTACCTTCACCATTAGATGTGCCACACATTAAGGGCGTAAATCCAGAAACTGAAGAAGAGGAAGAGAGACCATCCGATGATAATGCACCATTTGCTGGTTTAGCGTTTAAGATCGCTGTTGATCCGTTCGTAGGTAAGCTTTGCTTCTTCCGTGTTTATTCAGGTCATTTGGAAGCTGGTTCTTATGTTTTGAATGCAACAAAGAATAAGCGTGAGCGTGTCGGCCGTATCGTGCAAATGCATGCTAATCACCGTAAAGAGATCACTGATGTTTATGCTGGTGATATTGCAGCTATCGTTGGCTTTAAGGAAACAACAACTGGTGATACAATCTGCGACCCAGATCATCCAATCGTCTTGGAGTCAATGGAGTTCCCAGAACCAGTTATTTCTGTTGCTATTGAGCCAAAGTCAAAGGCATCACAAGATAAGATGATGATTGCTTTAGGTAAGTTAGCTGAGGAAGATCCTACATTTAGAACATATACTGATGCTGAAACAGGACAAACAATTATTTCTGGTATGGGTGAATTACACCTTGATATTATTGTTGATCGTTTGTTCCGTGAGTTTAAGGTTGAAGCTAATGTTGGCGCTCCACAAGTTGCTTACAAAGAGACTGTGCGTAAGCCTGCAAGAGCTCAGGGTAAGTTCGTACGTCAGTCTGGTGGTCATGGTCAATATGGTGACGCTGTTATCGAAATTGAACCTAATGAACCAGGTGCTGGTTATAGCTTTGAGAACGTAACAGTTGGTGGTGTTGTTCCTAAGGAATTTATTGCACCAATTGACGCTGGTGTTCAGGAAGCTATGAAGGCTGGTATCTTAGGTGGATATCCAGTTGTTGACGTTAAGGTTCGCTTGGTTGATGGTTCATATCACGAAGTTGACTCTTCTGAAATGGCATTTAAGGTCGCTGGTTCTATGGCTTTCAAGGAAGCTATGCGTAAGGCAGATCCAATTTTGTTGGAGCCTGTAATGCGTGTTGATATTACTGTACCTGAAGAGTACATGGGCGATGTTATGGGTGATATTAGCTCACGTCGTGGCCGTATCGAAGGTATGGAAGCTTTAACTGGTGCCCAAAAGATTAAGGCTATGGTTCCATTGGCTGAGATGTTTGGTTATGCTACAGCTTTGCGTTCTAAGACACAGGGCCGTGGTACATTCCAGATGCAAATTGACCACTTCGAAGAAGTGCCTAAGTCAATTATGGAAAAAGTATTAAAACAATAA
- the tuf gene encoding elongation factor Tu: protein MGKKVYERKKDHVNIGTIGHVDHGKTTLTAAITKVLALAGDAEYTSYDNIDKTPEERERGITINSTHVEYETEKRHYAHVDCPGHADYVKNMITGAAQMDGAILVVSAADGVMPQTREHILLARQVGVPTIVVFMNKTDQVDDEELLDLVEMEVRDLLNEYDFDGDNTPIVRGSALKVLESSSTDINAPEYQCILELMKNVDEYIPTPDRPIDQPFLMPIEEVFTISGRGTVATGRVERGQVKLNEAAEIVGLNDEPVSTVVTGIEMFHKSMEFAQAGENIGTLLRGIARDGVERGQVLAKPNTIHPHTKFEGQVYVLTQAEGGRHKPFFDGYRPQFFFRTTDVTGSIKLPEGTEMCMPGDHINMDIELIYPIAIEQGLRFAVREGGRTVGAGTVAKIYE from the coding sequence ATGGGTAAGAAGGTTTATGAGAGAAAAAAGGACCACGTCAACATCGGCACGATTGGCCACGTTGACCACGGTAAAACAACTTTGACAGCTGCTATTACAAAAGTATTAGCTCTCGCTGGCGATGCAGAATACACTTCATACGATAACATCGATAAGACACCAGAGGAGCGTGAGCGTGGTATCACAATTAACTCTACACACGTTGAGTATGAGACTGAAAAACGTCACTATGCACACGTTGACTGCCCAGGGCACGCTGACTATGTTAAGAACATGATCACCGGTGCTGCTCAGATGGATGGTGCTATCTTGGTTGTTTCCGCTGCTGATGGTGTTATGCCTCAGACACGTGAGCACATCTTGTTAGCTCGTCAGGTTGGCGTTCCAACAATTGTTGTTTTCATGAATAAGACTGACCAAGTCGATGATGAAGAATTACTTGACTTAGTTGAGATGGAAGTTCGTGACCTCTTGAATGAATACGATTTCGATGGCGATAACACACCAATCGTTCGTGGTTCTGCTTTGAAGGTCTTGGAGAGCTCATCTACAGATATTAATGCTCCTGAGTATCAGTGCATTCTTGAATTGATGAAGAATGTTGATGAATACATCCCAACACCAGATCGTCCTATCGATCAACCATTCTTGATGCCTATCGAGGAAGTCTTCACAATTTCTGGTCGTGGTACTGTTGCTACTGGCCGTGTCGAGCGTGGTCAAGTCAAGTTGAACGAAGCTGCTGAAATCGTTGGTTTGAACGATGAGCCTGTTTCGACTGTTGTTACTGGTATTGAAATGTTCCACAAGAGCATGGAATTCGCACAAGCTGGTGAAAACATCGGTACATTGTTGCGTGGTATTGCTCGTGATGGTGTTGAGCGTGGTCAAGTTTTGGCTAAGCCTAACACAATTCATCCACATACTAAGTTTGAAGGCCAAGTTTACGTCTTGACACAAGCTGAAGGTGGTCGTCATAAGCCATTCTTTGATGGTTATCGTCCACAATTCTTCTTCCGTACAACAGACGTTACTGGTTCTATCAAATTGCCAGAAGGCACAGAGATGTGTATGCCTGGTGACCATATCAACATGGATATCGAATTGATTTACCCAATCGCTATTGAGCAAGGTTTACGTTTCGCTGTTCGTGAGGGTGGTCGTACAGTTGGTGCTGGTACAGTTGCTAAGATTTACGAGTAA
- the lon gene encoding endopeptidase La — protein MARKKVKLDLFAIYQDEMNYFASLRSNGQTSNQHEVFFRQLSEHEKDNELLVMPQLSVYESCVLPGSNGVFDCADYIAYQGAMRSLDGNGLVFIASLLDESEKASLADFAKSQHVTNKTKEPEFISFRDSEYKQLKVGVIGQILSLQDDDDNNSTRVMIQVLCRAELVERQSDGQIDLVQVRLLADDYQFKTINRSTLEKQIGFSLPKSGTKLKNNDLAALQAILRLYFEKWLAENKSANDLGKYQSLYTKMDLSALCDAISETVPVSYIEKVYLLACPHVLVRLYLTLDLVKRDLGMANLRRQIDRETEDLIKAEQRDYVIKNTIKLLRKELSNGKEDDTIAKLNKKLAEFELKPDVRAQLQEAIDKLAIFGSTSPEAANLRDYIDLCLSLPWGKMVAENFDIKQVKAKLESDHYGLEKVKKRILEYLAMRHLRVVKQTKGKTVELLCLIGPPGIGKTSIARSIADALKRPLERISLGGVDDESEIRGHRRTYIGAMPGRIIKAIQTAQCDNPVILLDEIDKLAYSSKGDPAAALLEVLDGEQNDKFRDNYVDLPYDLSKVLFIVTANDYENIPMALYDRMDVINLSSYTATEKLQIAKHYLWPQLLASIAYTSKQIKISDKCLRYIIDNYTREAGVRQLERCLKTICRTIATKILAESEDALLPVSVKVKDLADYLGVAPYIDEGVHKDDLVGVVTGLAWTYVGGVTLEVEVKISKGNGKIHLTGNLGDVMKESASVAWTYIISQADELKLDEVKWQELDVHIHIPEGATPKDGPSAGVTLATALYSALSHKKVRHDIAMTGELTLTGRVFPIGGLKEKLMAAYRAKMHTVLIPIANVKDLTDVDKEVKENLQIISVKRVEEVWQHALLSE, from the coding sequence ATGGCTAGGAAAAAGGTTAAATTAGATTTATTTGCTATTTATCAAGATGAGATGAATTATTTTGCTTCATTGCGTTCTAATGGGCAGACTTCTAACCAGCATGAAGTTTTCTTTAGGCAACTTTCAGAGCATGAAAAAGATAATGAACTATTGGTTATGCCTCAATTATCTGTGTATGAGAGTTGTGTTTTACCTGGAAGTAATGGTGTCTTTGATTGTGCTGATTATATTGCTTATCAAGGTGCGATGCGGAGCTTAGACGGTAATGGACTTGTTTTCATTGCTTCTTTGCTGGATGAGTCCGAGAAAGCTAGTTTAGCTGATTTTGCTAAATCTCAACATGTTACTAATAAAACTAAAGAACCTGAGTTTATTAGTTTCCGCGATAGTGAGTATAAACAACTTAAAGTCGGTGTGATTGGGCAGATTTTATCATTGCAGGACGATGATGATAATAATTCCACGCGTGTGATGATACAGGTACTTTGCCGTGCGGAACTAGTTGAACGGCAATCTGATGGGCAAATAGATCTGGTTCAGGTCAGATTGTTAGCTGATGATTATCAATTTAAAACTATCAATCGTTCGACTTTAGAGAAGCAAATCGGCTTTTCCTTACCTAAATCCGGTACAAAACTGAAAAACAATGATTTAGCTGCCTTGCAGGCTATTCTGCGCCTTTATTTTGAAAAATGGTTAGCTGAAAATAAGTCTGCGAATGATTTAGGCAAGTATCAGTCACTTTACACGAAGATGGATCTTTCTGCCTTGTGTGATGCCATTTCCGAGACAGTACCTGTTTCTTATATTGAAAAAGTTTATTTATTGGCCTGTCCACATGTGCTTGTGCGTTTGTATTTAACGTTGGATTTAGTTAAGCGCGATTTGGGTATGGCAAATCTAAGACGACAAATTGATCGTGAAACAGAAGATCTCATCAAAGCTGAGCAGCGCGATTATGTAATCAAAAACACAATAAAATTGTTGCGTAAAGAGCTGAGTAATGGTAAAGAAGATGATACGATTGCCAAACTTAACAAAAAACTAGCTGAATTTGAGCTCAAGCCAGATGTTCGTGCGCAATTACAAGAGGCGATCGATAAATTGGCCATTTTTGGTTCAACAAGCCCAGAAGCTGCTAATTTGCGTGATTATATTGATCTTTGTTTGAGTTTGCCATGGGGCAAAATGGTGGCTGAAAATTTTGATATTAAGCAAGTTAAGGCGAAGTTAGAGTCTGATCATTATGGTTTGGAGAAGGTCAAGAAGCGTATATTAGAATATTTGGCAATGCGTCATTTGCGTGTTGTCAAGCAAACGAAGGGGAAGACGGTTGAATTGTTGTGCCTGATCGGACCTCCTGGTATTGGTAAGACATCCATTGCGCGTTCAATAGCTGATGCACTTAAACGACCACTTGAGCGTATAAGTTTAGGTGGTGTAGATGACGAGTCTGAAATTCGCGGCCATAGACGCACTTATATTGGGGCTATGCCAGGTAGAATCATCAAGGCAATTCAAACAGCTCAATGTGACAATCCCGTTATTTTGCTAGATGAAATTGATAAGTTGGCTTATAGCAGTAAGGGTGATCCAGCAGCTGCTTTGTTGGAGGTTTTGGATGGCGAACAGAATGACAAGTTCCGCGATAATTACGTTGATTTACCATATGATTTGAGTAAGGTCTTGTTTATAGTCACAGCCAATGATTACGAAAATATACCGATGGCTTTGTACGATAGAATGGATGTAATTAATCTAAGTTCTTATACGGCAACTGAAAAGCTGCAAATTGCTAAGCATTATCTTTGGCCACAACTTTTAGCCTCAATAGCATACACTTCCAAGCAGATAAAAATTAGCGATAAGTGTTTACGTTACATTATTGATAATTACACGCGTGAAGCGGGTGTTAGACAGTTAGAAAGATGTTTGAAGACAATTTGCCGTACAATTGCGACAAAAATTTTGGCTGAGAGTGAAGATGCCTTGTTGCCTGTAAGCGTGAAAGTAAAAGATCTGGCTGACTATTTGGGAGTGGCGCCCTATATTGATGAAGGTGTGCATAAAGACGATTTAGTTGGCGTTGTTACAGGTCTAGCTTGGACTTATGTCGGCGGCGTGACGTTGGAAGTTGAAGTTAAGATCAGTAAGGGTAATGGTAAGATTCATTTAACTGGTAATTTAGGTGATGTGATGAAAGAATCAGCAAGCGTGGCTTGGACTTATATTATCAGTCAGGCAGATGAATTAAAGTTAGATGAAGTTAAATGGCAAGAATTAGATGTTCATATTCATATTCCTGAAGGTGCTACACCTAAAGACGGCCCTTCAGCAGGCGTAACTTTAGCAACGGCGCTTTATTCTGCCCTAAGTCATAAGAAAGTCAGACATGACATTGCCATGACAGGTGAATTGACTTTAACTGGACGCGTATTTCCAATCGGTGGCCTCAAAGAAAAATTGATGGCAGCTTATCGAGCTAAGATGCATACAGTTTTGATCCCAATTGCGAATGTTAAGGATTTAACAGATGTTGATAAGGAAGTAAAGGAAAACTTGCAGATTATCTCAGTTAAACGGGTCGAAGAAGTTTGGCAACATGCCTTGCTTAGTGAGTAG